A section of the Chryseobacterium scophthalmum genome encodes:
- a CDS encoding TonB-dependent receptor domain-containing protein: MNSKLWIFILLLFLSFFAKSQEILNAKVSDSIQEKDSVATISEVIIQSSRRDLKLNEGNIVMNVSGNKDFKASTNILEVLRKTPGVTVDSEDGIFIGGRINPAIFINGKPVVMSTQELQSYLRSLSPETVESLEVNTNPSSKYDAEFKGIIDIKLKKNTNLGWIGNYIGNTSVNKFNYKENSLNLSYNTEKISYNVQLGYNNGISTYRYNALQRLANTNVMRTQTYQKDDVEIYTVQMGIDYKLNDKNRFGVNVRGNFRDSERIRLGSLYTVNKDETQLIFNTESKNPINYFQDNYGITADYSFQHKNFKLSFLGNYLSVKNKQEDDFLNSDKPTSQLLSYWKSDLLNKINIYTGQIDISQKIGEATFEAGLKLSDTNTNNMIRYDTLSTNKQFIFDPTRSNQFSYKEKIFAGYWAYSQKFNKLQINAGLRFENTQSISNAVTIDSVVSRNYLKWLPSFSASYAFNKSSELSLSYSRKITRPVFSQLNPFRFYYSPLNYWIGNPYLQPSFTNQIKAAYRYKNWVTAFTIGKETDVMTRYPIYDPKTNVLEFLGTNLPYRNFASLEMNFPIKIAKWWNINTQLAGYYNYELRPYLDEVFALKIYNYEMRLNQIFSLPKGYTLNIFSNYESKTGNSLYIIKSRYTVDISVQKSWLDNKLNMKISFNNIFDSYDQRLEFRHKQIMDTRFTHWWDTQKLILSLSYNFGSSKYLMKNIQKSEEENRAR; encoded by the coding sequence ATGAACTCCAAATTATGGATTTTTATCCTATTGTTATTCTTGTCATTTTTTGCAAAGTCTCAGGAAATTCTCAATGCGAAAGTTTCCGATTCTATACAAGAAAAAGATTCGGTCGCAACAATTTCAGAAGTTATTATTCAGTCTTCTCGTAGAGATCTAAAACTCAATGAAGGAAATATTGTGATGAATGTTTCCGGGAATAAAGATTTTAAAGCATCAACAAATATTCTCGAAGTTCTAAGAAAAACTCCCGGTGTGACGGTAGATTCTGAAGACGGAATTTTTATTGGTGGAAGAATTAACCCTGCTATTTTTATCAATGGAAAACCTGTTGTCATGAGCACTCAGGAATTACAGTCTTATTTAAGGTCTCTGTCACCGGAAACGGTAGAGTCGCTTGAAGTAAACACCAATCCATCGTCAAAATATGATGCGGAATTCAAAGGGATTATTGATATCAAATTAAAGAAAAACACCAATCTGGGCTGGATAGGAAACTATATTGGAAACACAAGTGTCAACAAATTTAATTATAAAGAAAATAGCCTTAATCTTTCTTATAACACAGAAAAGATAAGCTATAATGTACAGTTAGGTTACAACAATGGAATCTCAACATACCGTTATAATGCTCTTCAGCGTTTGGCAAATACGAACGTTATGAGAACGCAGACCTACCAAAAAGATGACGTAGAAATTTATACTGTTCAGATGGGAATCGATTATAAATTAAATGATAAAAATAGGTTTGGGGTCAATGTAAGGGGTAACTTCAGAGATAGTGAGCGGATTCGTCTAGGCTCATTGTATACAGTTAATAAAGATGAAACCCAGTTGATTTTTAATACAGAAAGTAAAAACCCGATCAACTATTTTCAAGATAATTATGGAATAACTGCAGATTATTCTTTCCAACATAAAAATTTTAAGCTAAGCTTTTTAGGCAACTATCTTTCGGTTAAAAATAAGCAAGAAGATGATTTTCTGAATAGCGATAAGCCGACTTCACAGCTTTTATCCTATTGGAAATCTGATCTGCTCAACAAAATTAATATTTACACAGGGCAAATTGATATTTCTCAGAAAATAGGAGAGGCCACTTTCGAGGCGGGTCTAAAATTGAGTGATACTAATACCAATAATATGATCAGGTATGATACGTTGTCAACCAATAAGCAATTTATTTTTGACCCGACGAGGAGTAACCAATTTTCATATAAAGAAAAAATATTTGCAGGATATTGGGCGTATAGTCAGAAATTTAATAAGCTTCAGATCAATGCAGGATTGAGATTTGAAAATACTCAAAGTATTTCTAATGCGGTAACCATAGATTCTGTGGTCTCAAGGAATTATTTGAAATGGTTGCCTTCTTTTAGTGCAAGTTATGCCTTCAATAAATCTAGTGAACTTTCATTGTCTTACAGCAGAAAAATTACAAGACCGGTTTTCTCGCAGCTTAATCCGTTCAGGTTTTATTACAGTCCGTTGAATTATTGGATCGGAAATCCTTACCTGCAACCTTCTTTTACCAATCAGATTAAAGCAGCTTATCGATATAAAAATTGGGTTACAGCTTTTACCATTGGGAAAGAAACAGATGTGATGACTCGGTATCCTATCTACGATCCCAAAACGAATGTGCTTGAATTTTTAGGAACCAACCTACCTTATCGAAATTTTGCCAGTTTAGAAATGAATTTTCCTATAAAAATAGCAAAATGGTGGAACATAAATACCCAGTTAGCGGGATATTATAATTACGAACTCAGACCGTATCTGGATGAGGTTTTTGCATTGAAAATTTATAACTACGAGATGAGATTAAACCAGATTTTCTCTTTACCTAAAGGCTATACACTTAATATTTTTTCAAATTACGAATCTAAAACCGGGAATAGTTTATATATTATTAAGTCAAGATATACCGTGGATATTTCAGTGCAAAAATCCTGGCTAGATAATAAACTGAACATGAAAATAAGCTTTAACAATATTTTCGATTCTTACGACCAACGACTGGAGTTTAGGCATAAACAAATCATGGATACCCGATTTACACACTGGTGGGATACCCAAAAGTTGATCTTGTCATTAAGTTATAATTTTGGAAGCTCAAAATATCTGATGAAAAATATACAAAAGTCAGAGGAAGAAAACAGGGCCAGGTAA
- a CDS encoding helix-turn-helix domain-containing protein, translating into MSFGQQMLFFFSVIGAFNGLLLGIYLLFVKKMKHIPDFFLGLILLTLSIRVGISVCIYFYPDWPKIIPLFGLSALFFTGPALYYYVRSSFLQEQFNLKNAGNSFGILTLILGAVGLLYLIFPITWNENFARFIYGVWTVFIFLSVYEYFIFSKKEAKKPTQLLFPILASNVIIFLAYQLMSTGLIQVYCAGGSLVFSLLLYGNVLIFFNSKNKSTAVKEESKYSNKKISNQQAENFVSKLERLMNMEELYKNPNLKLSDLALKMNISAHQLSQLLNDNLGKSFSTYINEYRINEACEKIENGSYLKIEEIGYEVGFNSKSTFFSTFKKIMSTTPLLYKQSQTTSDTRFQSSNL; encoded by the coding sequence ATGAGTTTCGGACAACAGATGTTATTTTTTTTCAGCGTAATAGGAGCTTTTAATGGGCTTCTGCTTGGGATTTACCTTTTGTTTGTGAAAAAAATGAAACATATTCCGGATTTCTTCTTAGGATTAATTTTATTGACATTAAGCATCCGTGTAGGAATTTCTGTATGTATTTATTTTTATCCGGACTGGCCTAAAATTATTCCACTTTTCGGTTTATCGGCTCTGTTTTTTACTGGGCCGGCTTTGTATTATTATGTTCGTTCTTCTTTTTTACAAGAACAGTTTAATCTTAAAAATGCTGGAAATTCTTTTGGTATTCTGACATTGATTCTTGGAGCAGTTGGTCTCTTGTATTTAATTTTCCCTATTACCTGGAATGAAAATTTTGCGAGATTTATTTATGGTGTTTGGACGGTTTTCATTTTTCTATCGGTTTATGAATATTTTATTTTTTCAAAAAAAGAAGCTAAAAAACCTACTCAACTTCTCTTTCCTATTTTAGCAAGTAATGTGATCATCTTTTTAGCATATCAATTGATGTCTACAGGATTGATTCAAGTATATTGTGCGGGTGGAAGTCTTGTTTTTTCTTTGCTTTTATATGGAAATGTTTTGATCTTTTTCAATAGTAAAAACAAATCGACAGCTGTAAAAGAAGAAAGTAAATATTCCAATAAAAAGATATCCAATCAACAGGCTGAAAACTTTGTTTCAAAATTAGAAAGGCTGATGAATATGGAAGAATTATATAAAAATCCGAATTTGAAATTAAGTGATCTGGCTTTGAAAATGAATATTTCAGCACATCAGCTTTCACAATTACTGAATGATAATTTGGGTAAAAGTTTTTCCACTTACATCAATGAATACAGAATCAATGAAGCCTGTGAAAAAATTGAAAATGGATCTTATCTTAAAATTGAGGAGATCGGATATGAAGTAGGATTCAATTCTAAATCTACATTTTTTTCTACTTTCAAGAAAATTATGAGCACGACACCGCTATTGTATAAACAATCTCAAACGACTTCTGATACAAGGTTTCAGAGTTCAAATTTATAA
- a CDS encoding sensor histidine kinase, with translation MIQTDEDIKLMYIIILLIMFVFVGFIIFVVLIYNRKQLLYLKEKQLQESEYQNQILQKELERQKSIKNERERISHDMHDDLGAGISALKLQAEFLKQRAEDEDLRNDIDELLKTSEEMNISMREMLWSLNSGNDTLGSFIDYSKIYAQNFLKKTKIQLSIEDENVISETTITTEQRRNLFLCLKEALNNAYKHSQSNQLKLSFVQKDKEFMMKISDNGIGINHEKPEGNGLRNMKRRMQEQNGHCEVTTENGTHLFFRIDL, from the coding sequence ATGATTCAGACAGATGAAGATATAAAGTTGATGTACATTATCATTTTGTTGATAATGTTTGTTTTTGTGGGTTTTATAATTTTTGTAGTATTAATATACAACAGAAAGCAACTTCTTTACCTCAAGGAAAAACAACTTCAAGAATCAGAATACCAAAATCAAATCCTCCAAAAAGAACTTGAAAGACAAAAATCTATAAAAAATGAAAGAGAACGAATTTCTCATGATATGCACGATGATCTTGGAGCAGGAATTTCTGCATTGAAACTTCAGGCAGAATTTTTAAAACAACGAGCTGAAGATGAAGATTTAAGAAATGATATCGATGAACTTCTGAAAACTTCCGAAGAAATGAATATCTCAATGCGGGAAATGCTTTGGAGCCTGAATTCCGGAAATGATACATTGGGAAGCTTTATAGACTACTCAAAAATATATGCGCAGAATTTTCTTAAAAAGACAAAAATTCAGCTAAGTATTGAAGATGAAAATGTAATTTCTGAAACTACTATCACTACAGAACAAAGAAGAAATTTATTTCTGTGTTTAAAAGAAGCGTTGAATAATGCGTATAAACATAGTCAATCTAATCAACTAAAGCTTTCGTTTGTTCAGAAGGATAAAGAATTCATGATGAAAATTTCCGACAACGGAATAGGAATCAATCATGAAAAACCAGAAGGAAATGGTCTCCGAAATATGAAAAGAAGAATGCAGGAACAAAACGGCCATTGTGAAGTTACCACCGAAAACGGAACCCACCTTTTTTTCAGAATAGATTTATAA
- the rpmJ gene encoding 50S ribosomal protein L36 produces MKVRASIKKRSADCKIVRRKGVLFVINKKNPKFKQRQG; encoded by the coding sequence ATGAAAGTTAGAGCATCAATTAAAAAAAGAAGTGCTGATTGCAAAATCGTTCGTAGAAAAGGCGTTCTATTTGTAATCAACAAGAAAAACCCAAAATTTAAACAAAGACAAGGCTAA
- the rpsK gene encoding 30S ribosomal protein S11, with protein MAKQTKVVKKRKVKVEAIGEAHIQASFNNIIISLTNKSGEVISWASAGKMGFRGSKKNTPFAAQMAAENCSTVAHEAGLRRVKVYVKGPGAGRESAIRTIHNSGIEVSEIIDVTPMPHNGCRPPKRRRV; from the coding sequence ATGGCAAAACAAACTAAAGTAGTTAAAAAAAGAAAAGTAAAAGTTGAGGCTATAGGAGAAGCGCATATTCAAGCTTCTTTCAATAACATCATCATTTCTTTAACAAATAAAAGCGGAGAGGTTATCTCTTGGGCATCTGCCGGTAAAATGGGGTTCAGAGGTTCTAAAAAGAACACTCCTTTTGCTGCTCAAATGGCAGCAGAAAATTGCTCTACTGTAGCTCACGAAGCGGGTCTTAGAAGAGTAAAGGTGTATGTGAAAGGTCCAGGTGCAGGTAGAGAATCTGCAATCAGAACTATTCACAATTCAGGTATCGAAGTTAGCGAAATTATTGACGTTACTCCTATGCCACACAATGGATGTAGACCACCGAAAAGAAGAAGAGTTTAA
- a CDS encoding DNA-directed RNA polymerase subunit alpha, translated as MAILQFIKPDKVILLNSDEFKGQFEFRPLEPGFGLTIGNALRRVLLSSLEGYAISSIKIEGVEHEFSTIPGVIEDVTEIILNLKQVRLKATAENQASEQVVAKVSGQTVITAGDLGQSINGFEILNPDLMICNLNSDVTFEITFNIEKGRGYVPSEQNKSNNAPVGTIAIDSIFTPIKKVQYSIENYRVEQKTDYEKLVLDIETDGSISPQNALTEASKILIYHFMLFSDERITLETEAVKASIQYDEETLHTRQLLKSKLADMDLSVRALNCLKAAEVETLGELVSYSKSDLMKFRNFGKKSLTELEELVHSKGLNFGFDVAKYKLDADN; from the coding sequence ATGGCAATTTTACAATTCATAAAACCCGATAAAGTAATTCTACTTAACTCTGATGAATTTAAAGGTCAATTCGAATTTCGTCCTTTAGAACCAGGTTTCGGGCTTACAATCGGTAATGCTTTGAGAAGAGTGTTGCTTTCTTCTCTGGAAGGATACGCTATTTCATCTATCAAAATAGAAGGTGTAGAGCACGAATTTTCAACTATCCCAGGAGTAATTGAAGACGTTACCGAGATTATTCTTAACCTTAAGCAAGTAAGACTTAAAGCTACAGCAGAAAACCAGGCTTCAGAGCAGGTTGTTGCTAAAGTTTCAGGTCAAACTGTAATTACTGCTGGAGATTTAGGACAGTCTATCAACGGATTTGAAATCTTGAATCCAGATTTGATGATCTGTAACCTAAACTCTGATGTTACTTTTGAAATCACGTTTAATATAGAAAAGGGAAGAGGATACGTTCCTTCTGAACAAAACAAATCAAACAATGCACCTGTAGGTACTATTGCTATTGATTCTATCTTTACGCCGATTAAAAAAGTACAGTATAGTATTGAAAATTACCGTGTAGAGCAAAAAACAGACTACGAAAAATTGGTTTTGGATATAGAAACTGATGGCTCAATCAGCCCTCAGAATGCTTTAACTGAAGCTTCTAAGATATTAATTTATCACTTCATGTTGTTCTCTGATGAGAGAATCACGTTGGAGACTGAAGCTGTAAAAGCATCTATCCAATACGATGAAGAGACACTTCACACAAGACAACTACTTAAGTCTAAATTAGCAGATATGGATCTTTCTGTAAGAGCCCTAAACTGTCTGAAAGCAGCTGAAGTAGAAACTCTAGGTGAGCTTGTTTCTTATAGTAAGTCTGATTTGATGAAATTCAGAAATTTTGGTAAAAAATCTTTGACAGAACTAGAAGAATTGGTGCATTCAAAAGGTCTTAACTTCGGTTTCGACGTTGCAAAATATAAATTAGACGCTGATAATTAA
- a CDS encoding response regulator transcription factor yields the protein MSISIAIVEDEKNYNNALKKVIDYQNDMKVIAQFFDGNTALKKLSDISPDVVMMDIQLQDMLGIDIIGKLKKEMPRTQFIMCTSFENDEMIFNSLKAGAMGYLIKGESMDKILSSIRDVYNGGAPMSFSIARKVLTHFEKKMIEIKDFEELTKRETEIVELLSQGLLYKEIADKIFVSIDTVKKHVGNIYRKLHVNNKVEAINKFNHFKN from the coding sequence ATGAGCATTTCTATCGCCATAGTAGAAGACGAAAAAAACTACAACAATGCGTTGAAGAAAGTCATCGATTATCAAAATGATATGAAGGTGATTGCTCAGTTTTTTGACGGAAATACTGCTCTGAAAAAATTATCTGATATTTCTCCGGATGTAGTGATGATGGATATCCAACTTCAGGATATGCTCGGTATTGATATTATCGGAAAACTGAAGAAAGAAATGCCGAGAACCCAATTCATCATGTGTACAAGCTTTGAGAATGACGAAATGATTTTCAATTCTCTAAAAGCCGGAGCAATGGGCTATCTTATAAAAGGAGAAAGCATGGATAAAATCCTGAGCTCTATTCGTGATGTCTACAACGGAGGTGCCCCAATGAGTTTTTCAATTGCAAGAAAAGTTTTGACTCATTTTGAAAAGAAGATGATTGAAATAAAAGACTTTGAAGAACTTACGAAACGTGAAACCGAAATCGTAGAACTTTTATCACAAGGACTTTTATATAAAGAAATTGCCGATAAAATATTTGTAAGCATTGATACTGTAAAAAAACACGTCGGAAATATCTACAGAAAACTTCACGTCAATAACAAAGTGGAGGCTATTAATAAATTTAACCATTTTAAAAACTAA
- the rpsM gene encoding 30S ribosomal protein S13, producing the protein MARISGIDLPKNKRGVIGLTYIYGVGRSTSSEILKAAGISEDKKVNEWNDDELAAIRNYISENIKVEGELRSEVQLNIKRLMDIGCQRGIRHRLGLPLRGQRTKNNSRTRKGKRKTVANKKKASK; encoded by the coding sequence ATGGCGAGAATTTCAGGTATTGATTTACCAAAAAACAAAAGAGGTGTTATCGGTTTAACTTATATCTATGGAGTTGGAAGAAGTACTTCTTCTGAAATCCTTAAGGCTGCCGGTATCAGCGAAGACAAGAAAGTCAACGAATGGAATGACGATGAATTGGCTGCAATCAGAAACTATATCTCAGAAAACATTAAAGTGGAAGGAGAGCTTAGATCTGAAGTGCAATTGAATATCAAGAGATTGATGGACATAGGATGCCAACGAGGAATACGTCACAGACTAGGACTACCTTTAAGAGGCCAGAGAACGAAAAACAACTCTAGAACCCGTAAAGGAAAGAGAAAAACTGTTGCTAACAAGAAAAAAGCAAGTAAATAA
- the eno gene encoding phosphopyruvate hydratase translates to MSYISYIEARQILDSRGNPTVEVDVFTEGGAMGRAAVPSGASTGEHEAVELRDGGSEWMGKGVSKAVENVREVIAPELVGLPVFDQNLIDQIMIELDGTNNKGNLGANAILGVSLAAAKAAAAELKMPLYKYIGGVNANTLPVPMMNVINGGSHSDAPIAFQEFMVMPVKADSFSHALRKGTEIFHNLKSILHSRGLSTAVGDEGGFAPTFKGTEDALDTLLQAIEKAGYKPGDDVMIALDCAASEFYKDGVYDYRKFQTADAPQFSSSEQVSYLAELANKYPIISIEDGMQENDWEGWKMLTDKIGDRVQLVGDDLFVTNVERLSRGVKEGIANSILVKVNQIGSLSETMAAVQMAQHNKFTSVMSHRSGETEDSTIADLAVAMNCGQIKTGSASRSDRMAKYNQLLRIEEALGDTAYFPGLDAFKIKR, encoded by the coding sequence ATGAGTTACATTTCTTACATAGAAGCGAGACAAATTTTGGATTCAAGAGGAAATCCTACAGTTGAAGTTGATGTATTTACGGAAGGTGGTGCGATGGGTCGTGCAGCTGTTCCTTCAGGTGCATCTACAGGAGAGCATGAAGCAGTTGAATTACGTGATGGTGGTTCAGAATGGATGGGAAAAGGTGTTTCTAAAGCTGTAGAAAATGTAAGAGAAGTTATTGCACCAGAATTGGTGGGTCTTCCTGTTTTTGATCAGAATCTTATCGACCAGATTATGATCGAACTGGATGGTACAAACAATAAAGGAAACTTAGGAGCAAACGCAATTCTTGGAGTTTCTTTGGCTGCTGCAAAAGCTGCTGCTGCTGAACTTAAAATGCCTTTATACAAATATATTGGTGGTGTAAATGCAAATACACTTCCGGTTCCAATGATGAATGTAATTAACGGTGGTTCTCACTCAGATGCACCAATTGCTTTCCAGGAATTTATGGTAATGCCGGTAAAAGCAGATTCTTTCTCTCACGCATTGAGAAAAGGAACTGAAATTTTCCACAACCTGAAATCGATTCTTCATTCAAGAGGTCTTTCTACTGCGGTAGGTGACGAAGGTGGTTTTGCACCAACTTTCAAAGGAACTGAAGATGCTTTAGATACTTTGCTTCAGGCAATTGAAAAAGCAGGTTACAAACCTGGTGACGATGTAATGATCGCGTTAGACTGTGCAGCTTCAGAATTCTACAAAGATGGAGTTTACGATTACAGAAAATTCCAGACTGCAGATGCGCCTCAGTTCTCAAGCAGTGAGCAGGTTTCTTATTTAGCTGAATTGGCAAACAAATATCCAATCATCTCTATCGAAGATGGTATGCAGGAAAATGACTGGGAAGGTTGGAAAATGTTAACTGATAAAATCGGTGACAGAGTACAGCTAGTTGGTGACGATTTATTCGTAACCAATGTTGAGAGATTATCAAGAGGAGTAAAAGAAGGAATTGCAAACTCAATCTTGGTAAAAGTAAACCAAATTGGTTCTCTTTCTGAAACAATGGCAGCGGTACAAATGGCTCAGCACAACAAGTTTACATCAGTAATGTCTCACAGATCTGGTGAAACTGAAGATTCTACGATTGCTGATCTTGCGGTTGCTATGAACTGTGGTCAGATCAAAACAGGTTCGGCTTCTAGATCAGATAGAATGGCAAAATACAACCAATTATTAAGAATAGAAGAAGCTTTAGGAGATACTGCTTATTTCCCAGGATTAGATGCTTTTAAAATCAAAAGATAA
- the infA gene encoding translation initiation factor IF-1 — protein MAKQKHIEQDGVITEALSNAQFRVELENGHVLIAHISGKMRMHYIKLLPGDKVKLEMSPYDLSKGRITFRY, from the coding sequence ATGGCAAAACAAAAACATATCGAACAAGATGGCGTTATAACGGAAGCACTTTCGAACGCTCAGTTCCGTGTAGAACTAGAAAATGGGCATGTACTTATTGCTCATATCTCTGGTAAAATGCGTATGCATTATATTAAACTATTACCTGGTGATAAGGTAAAATTAGAAATGTCTCCTTATGATCTTTCAAAGGGGAGAATTACATTTAGATATTAA
- the rplQ gene encoding 50S ribosomal protein L17 codes for MRHGKKFNHLGRTSSHRSALLSNMACSLIEHKRINTTVAKAKALRVYVEPLLTKAKEDTTHNRRIVFAYLQSKEAVTELFRTVAPKIAERNGGYTRIIKTGFRQGDAADMALIELVDFNELYNPNAEEKKTTRRSRRSTTAKVAVEAAPVAEEKVEEPKAESTDSTEEKAGE; via the coding sequence ATGAGACACGGTAAAAAATTCAATCACTTAGGAAGAACTTCTTCTCACAGAAGCGCGTTACTTTCTAATATGGCTTGTTCTCTAATTGAGCATAAGAGAATCAACACTACTGTAGCTAAAGCGAAAGCTTTAAGAGTATATGTTGAGCCTCTATTAACAAAGGCAAAAGAAGATACTACACACAATAGAAGAATTGTTTTCGCATATCTTCAAAGTAAAGAAGCAGTTACTGAACTTTTCAGAACAGTAGCTCCTAAAATCGCAGAAAGAAACGGAGGTTATACAAGAATCATCAAGACTGGTTTCAGACAAGGTGATGCTGCTGACATGGCTCTTATCGAGCTTGTTGATTTCAACGAACTTTACAATCCTAATGCTGAGGAGAAAAAGACGACAAGAAGAAGTAGAAGATCTACTACTGCAAAAGTAGCTGTTGAAGCTGCTCCTGTAGCAGAAGAAAAAGTTGAAGAGCCTAAAGCTGAATCAACAGATTCTACTGAAGAAAAAGCTGGAGAATAA
- the rpsD gene encoding 30S ribosomal protein S4: MARYIGPKTKIARKFGAAIYGDDKNFEKRKNQPPGQHGPNKRRGAKKSEYAVQLMEKQKAKYTYGILERQFANLFEKAHRSKGVTGEVLLQLCESRLDNVVYRLGFAKTRSGARQLTSHRHITVNGEILNIPSYLVKAGDVIAVREKSKSLEVVADALASKANYEWLQFNDEKKEGTFISAPERIQIPEDIKEQLIVELYSK, from the coding sequence ATGGCAAGATATATTGGACCTAAAACTAAGATTGCTAGAAAGTTTGGTGCTGCAATCTACGGAGATGATAAAAACTTCGAGAAAAGAAAAAACCAACCGCCAGGACAACACGGTCCTAACAAAAGAAGAGGAGCAAAGAAATCTGAATATGCTGTTCAGTTAATGGAAAAGCAAAAAGCTAAATATACTTACGGTATTTTAGAAAGACAATTTGCTAACCTTTTTGAAAAAGCTCACAGAAGTAAAGGTGTAACAGGTGAAGTTCTATTACAACTTTGCGAATCAAGATTGGATAACGTTGTTTACAGATTAGGTTTTGCTAAAACTAGATCTGGTGCAAGACAATTAACTTCTCACAGACACATTACTGTAAATGGTGAGATCCTTAACATTCCATCTTATTTAGTAAAAGCTGGTGATGTAATCGCTGTAAGAGAAAAATCTAAGTCTCTAGAGGTTGTTGCTGATGCTTTGGCATCAAAAGCAAACTATGAGTGGTTACAATTCAACGACGAGAAAAAAGAAGGTACCTTCATTTCTGCTCCGGAAAGAATCCAAATCCCGGAAGACATCAAGGAACAGCTTATCGTCGAACTTTACTCTAAATAA
- a CDS encoding citrate synthase, which translates to MSDNKVVLNYDGNSYEYPIVDSTIGDRGIDISKLRDQTGLITLDLGYKNTGATLSDITYLDGDQGELFYRGYPIEQIAEKSNFTEVMYLLLHGELPTKEQFDTFNGNIKKYNFVAEEMKKIIDAFPRSAHPMGVLSTLTSALTAFNPKAVNVQSKEEMDLAAELLIAKFAHLAAWTYRKTLGLPLNHGDNSLNYVENFYKMAFRLPNEEFEINPVVTAALDKLLILHADHEQNCSTSTVRMVGSAHTGLFASVSAGISALWGPLHGGANQAVIEMLELIEKDGGDVNKWVAKAKDKNDSFRLMGFGHRVYKNFDPRAKIIKKAADDLLAALGIEDKALDIAMQLEKVALEDEYFIERKLYPNVDFYSGIIYRALGIPTEMFTVMFALGRLPGWIAQWKEMRLKGDPIGRPRQVYQGAQKRDYIDISNR; encoded by the coding sequence ATGTCAGACAACAAAGTGGTATTGAATTACGACGGTAATTCGTATGAATATCCAATCGTGGATAGTACAATCGGAGACAGAGGAATAGATATTTCAAAATTAAGAGACCAAACCGGTCTTATTACCTTAGATTTAGGGTACAAAAACACAGGAGCTACATTAAGCGACATCACTTATCTTGATGGTGACCAGGGAGAATTGTTCTACAGAGGTTATCCTATCGAGCAGATCGCTGAAAAATCAAACTTCACAGAGGTAATGTATCTTTTACTTCACGGTGAATTGCCTACAAAAGAACAATTTGATACCTTCAACGGTAACATCAAAAAATATAACTTCGTAGCAGAGGAGATGAAAAAAATCATCGATGCTTTCCCTCGTTCTGCACACCCAATGGGAGTTTTATCTACTCTTACTTCTGCTTTAACAGCTTTTAACCCAAAAGCAGTTAACGTACAGTCTAAAGAGGAGATGGATCTTGCTGCTGAATTGTTGATTGCTAAATTTGCTCACCTTGCAGCTTGGACTTACAGAAAAACTCTAGGTTTACCATTAAACCACGGAGATAACAGCCTAAACTATGTAGAAAACTTCTACAAAATGGCGTTCAGATTACCAAATGAAGAGTTTGAAATCAACCCTGTGGTAACTGCTGCTTTAGATAAATTGTTAATTCTTCACGCTGACCACGAGCAAAACTGTTCTACCTCTACTGTAAGAATGGTAGGTTCTGCTCACACAGGTCTTTTTGCTTCAGTTTCTGCTGGTATTTCTGCACTTTGGGGACCACTTCACGGTGGAGCAAACCAAGCGGTAATCGAAATGCTTGAATTAATTGAAAAAGACGGAGGAGATGTTAACAAATGGGTAGCTAAAGCGAAAGATAAAAACGATAGCTTCCGTTTGATGGGATTCGGACACAGAGTGTACAAAAACTTCGATCCAAGAGCAAAAATCATCAAAAAAGCTGCTGACGATTTATTAGCTGCTTTAGGTATTGAAGACAAAGCGCTTGATATTGCAATGCAGTTAGAAAAAGTAGCTCTTGAAGACGAATACTTCATCGAAAGAAAATTATATCCAAACGTAGATTTTTATTCTGGAATTATCTACAGAGCGTTAGGAATTCCTACAGAAATGTTTACAGTAATGTTTGCATTGGGAAGACTTCCGGGATGGATTGCTCAATGGAAAGAAATGAGACTAAAAGGAGATCCAATCGGAAGACCAAGACAGGTTTACCAAGGAGCTCAAAAAAGAGATTATATCGATATTTCAAACAGATAA